The following coding sequences lie in one Pelecanus crispus isolate bPelCri1 chromosome 9, bPelCri1.pri, whole genome shotgun sequence genomic window:
- the LXN gene encoding latexin produces the protein MEELPPSRQPAARTAALAARYAGYRLGGPGRGLVLRAARRARRQDIADAGHKYHLELVLEDVLDKDSTVNCTAEVLYHLGNKNIAPDVQFTIEGELKNTEEADNVFYNRIKSLEKELVAENIPDSHGNLSPEMEPVRLLAWAASGYVIWQNSTENTEFHLAQIKHVKQVKRSDEYLEFDYLILLHEKVSQEIIPWQMTVLWHPQHGVQVTQDSRQPKDASE, from the exons atGGAGGAGCTGCCGCCGAGCCGCCAGCCCGCTGCCCGCACCGCGGCCCTGGCCGCCCGCTACGCCGGCTACCGCCTCGGCGGGCCCGGGCGCGGCCTGGTCCTGCgagccgcccgccgcgcccgcaGGCAG GACATCGCTGATGCTGGGCATAAGTACCATCTGGAGTTGGTGTTAGAAGACGTCCTTGACAAA GACAGTACTGTTAACTGCACTGCTGAGGTTCTTTACCATCTGGGCAACAAAAACATTGCTCCAGATGTGCAATTCACAATTGAAGGAGAACTTAAGAACACAGAGGAAGCAGATAACGTATTCTACAACCGAATCAAGAGCCTGGAAAAAGAGCTTGTGGCCGAAAACATACCAG ACAGCCACGGCAACTTGTCCCCAGAAATGGAGCCCGTCCGCCTGCTAGCCTGGGCCGCCTCCGGCTACGTGATATGGCAGAACtcaactgaaaacacagagtTCCACCTTGCCCAAATTAAACATGTGAAGCAAGTG AAAAGAAGTGATGAATATCTTGAATTTGACTACCTGATTCTACTTCACGAAAAGGTGTCCCAG GAGATCATTCCCTGGCAAATGACAGTTCTCTGGCACCCACAGCACGGTGTTCAAGTAACACAGGACAGCCGTCAGCCAAAAGATGCATCGGAATAG